TCACCTGGTGTTCCGCAATCGCCGGGACGAAACCCGCACCGACGTCGGAAGCCCGCCGAACCTGGAGTCGCCGTCGCTGGTCGCGGAGACGGTGACCAACCAGGTGCCCTACGAGATCGTGACGGTACCGGTCGGCACGGTAGGCACCTTCCAGATCGGGATCTCGCGCAGCGAGCTGCAGCAGAGGCTCGTGACCCTGCGCCGTGAGTTGCTGCGCCAGACCGCGATCGTCGCGGTGTTGACCGTCGCGCTGTTCGTGGCCGGCTACCTGCTCTACAGCCGCCTTTCGAGGCGGACCGCCCTGGCCGAGCGTCAGGCGCAGGAGGCGGAACAGATGGCCTACGTCGGCACCCTCGCCTCCGGCCTCGCGCACGAGATCCGAAGTCCCCTGAACTCGTTGAACCTGAACATGCAGATGCTCCAGGAAGAGATGCAGGCGGGTTCCTCGGAGCGTCTGGTCGCGATCACGCGTTCAGAAGTCGGTCGCCTGGAGCGCCTGGTGTCCGACTTCCTGAGCTATGCGCGTCCGGACGAACTGAAGCTCGAGCAGACGACCGCGTCCGAACTCCTGGGCCACGGCGCCGAGGTGGTGGCCGGCAAGCTCCGGTCCGCCGGCATACCCGTCGAGATCGACGATCGCAGCGGTGGCGTCCCCCTCCAGGTCGACCGCGAGCAGATGAACCAATTGCTGCTGAACCTGATCGACAATGCGGTGGCGGCGATGAGCGACTGCGATCGTCCCGTTCTCCGCCTCGAGGCGGAAGTCCGGCCGGGATCGGTCGTGCTGGCGGTCGGCGACAACGGGCCGGGAGTCGACCCCGCAGACCGCGAGAGGGTGTTCGACCTGTTCCACTCGGGGCGTCGCGGCGGCAC
This portion of the Acidobacteriota bacterium genome encodes:
- a CDS encoding HAMP domain-containing sensor histidine kinase, which codes for MWDWIGRDGGQRRRRAWAAVLGAFVLADLALFGWLIFRSLSERELNRIVIEARTEAEDLAERIAGRVESTGRDLYTAMATESETRSYIDSVLVQRDIVETVEVFDSEGHLVFRNRRDETRTDVGSPPNLESPSLVAETVTNQVPYEIVTVPVGTVGTFQIGISRSELQQRLVTLRRELLRQTAIVAVLTVALFVAGYLLYSRLSRRTALAERQAQEAEQMAYVGTLASGLAHEIRSPLNSLNLNMQMLQEEMQAGSSERLVAITRSEVGRLERLVSDFLSYARPDELKLEQTTASELLGHGAEVVAGKLRSAGIPVEIDDRSGGVPLQVDREQMNQLLLNLIDNAVAAMSDCDRPVLRLEAEVRPGSVVLAVGDNGPGVDPADRERVFDLFHSGRRGGTGLGLAIVRRIAATHGGEARVRQGGSEGATFEVELPLSPGPSRPPRAARRRAEREVSGPTDH